catttcgtttttaaaacgaacgctatgggcgGTAtggcgccgttccttttcgcaattaccagctgactgcttacctcgcCACGTATgccagtggacttgagacgcagagtttTTGACCACGATAACGGGGTTTGAGTCTagcgaagaacgattccagaaacaggaaagacaaaaaataataagtaaataacagggtgagaatgtggtaaaatctgaaaacatggtaaaaatcaggcgagggcttttctttttctccattgctttttaaaactgtggtTAAGGGAAGGAGGCCAGTCGATCGGTTGGCCATTCagtcggtcgacagcggcctctggtggatttccgtgagaacagcaggcacgaatggcactcgcgagagaaatttgagatctgaaaaagcgaacatagaggcctctggtgggttcgcgAAAACAAACCCTGCAAAAAAaggtacctcctgggacgtatttggcgctccccagaaatgtacatagaagtacgttttcagaatgagcctgtgttgcacaaTGCAGATGTGGTCCTCTGTGAAAATTAGTTTTACACATTTGAAGTCTGTTGCTTTGTGTGACATTATACTGAGGTGATGTTGCATTTGTCTTTTGTAGACCTAATGGTGGCAAAAATGGAGAGTCCAGAACTTAATAAAGCGGAAAAGATCAGTCTGAAGGAGAAACATCGTGGAAAACAGACTGGAAAAAAAACCTCACACAAAAGAGCTCGAAAAAAAGCAGCTAGAAGCGCCTGCACCTGCCAACAGTGCGGAAAAACCTTCAGTCGAAACGCAAACCTGAAAATCCACATGAGAATCCACAATGGAGAGAAGCCGTACACCTGCTCTGACTGCGGAAAGAGTTTCAATCATCAGGTAAACCTCAGAGTCCACATGAGAACACACACCGGAGAGCTGCCGTTTGCTTGCCAGCAGTGCGAGAAGAGATTCAATGAAAAGGGAGGCCTTAAAAGTCACATGAGAGTTCACTCTGGAGAGAAGCCTTACTCCTGCCCTCATTGCGGAAAGAGCTTCAATCGAAAAGGAAACTTCAAGATTCACATGAAAGGTCACACTGGAGAAAGGCCTTACAGCTGCCCTCAGTGCGGAAAGACCTTCATCCAGAAGAAAGATCTGAAGTGCCACATGAGGAATCACACCGGCGAAAGCCCTTACACCTGTAAACTGTGTAGGAAGAGTTTCGCACAAAAGGTGCATCTTGAGGCTCATGtgaggatccacaccggagagaagccctTCAT
This region of Danio aesculapii chromosome 4, fDanAes4.1, whole genome shotgun sequence genomic DNA includes:
- the LOC130222750 gene encoding gastrula zinc finger protein XlCGF8.2DB — translated: MVAKMESPELNKAEKISLKEKHRGKQTGKKTSHKRARKKAARSACTCQQCGKTFSRNANLKIHMRIHNGEKPYTCSDCGKSFNHQVNLRVHMRTHTGELPFACQQCEKRFNEKGGLKSHMRVHSGEKPYSCPHCGKSFNRKGNFKIHMKGHTGERPYSCPQCGKTFIQKKDLKCHMRNHTGESPYTCKLCRKSFAQKVHLEAHVRIHTGEKPFICSQCGKRFAQKGTLNTHMRSHTGECPYTCNLCAKNFTRKESLVTHMRIHTGERPFICGQCGKCFTHKGNLNGHMRTHAQESR